The region ACCGGCACGCGCTGGCAGGACGGGCCGCTCGCCATCGCGGCCCGTTACGGTGCGATCTGCTATCTCGACGAGATCGTGGAAGCGCGCCAGGACACCACCGTGGTGATCCATCCGCTCACCGACAACCGCAAGGTGCTTCCCCTGGAGAAAACAGGCGAGCTCATCAACGCACATCCGGATTTCCAGCTGGTGATCTCCTACAATCCCGGCTATCAGAGCGTGATGAAGGATTTGAAGCAGTCCACCAAGCAGCGCTTCGGTGCCCTGGACTTCAATTATCCCGAGCATGCAATTGAAGAAGAAATTGTTTCCCATGAGACGGGCGTTGCCCGCGATATCGCGGGAAAACTGGTTTCGATTGCGGAAATGGCGCGTAACCTGAAAGGTCATGGACTGGATGAGGGTATCTCCACCCGCATGCTGATCTACGCAGGCAACCTGATCGCCAAGGGCGTCGAAGTCAAAAAGGCTTGCTGCGTGGCCCTGATCGCTCCGATCACGGACGACCCGGACATGCGCGATGCACTTGATGCAGCGGTGACGACGTTTTTTGGATAGGCGGTACGACAAAAATGAAACCGATGAAAGACACAATCGGTGATCGGTAACAGAGGAGGCATGACCTTCATGTCCTGTTCATCTTGCATTCTATCTTGTGGAGCTGCGATTTCGAAATGAAGCCCGCCTTCAATCGCCTCGCACTCGGGCTTAAAAAATATCTCGGCCTGTCTCCCAAAAAATCCCTGGCCGCCTTGAGGAAGGAGCGGGAGAGAATAAAGTTCACGGATGTTCAGCGACGCATCAACATGTATTTGCGAGGCCTCTGGGGCTGCGATTTCATCTTCAAGCCGACAGAAGAGAAATTTGAAAGTCTACACGGATGCAAACCCTTCGTCGAAGACAACTCCATCCATGTGCCCGATACCTATTACGAAGTCACACAGAACGGATCTTCTCACTTCACGGGTTTGGAGTTCTATCGTGCAGCTTCCGCCCATGCTGCGGCCCACATCTTTTATTCAAGGAGACAATCCCCTTCAGTCGCGCTCGACCAATGGCAAATAGCTTTGATTTCCACGATCGAAGATGCACGCGTCGAAGCGTTGGCGGTACGCAGATTCCCCGGCCTGAAAAAACTCTGGGCGAAGCAACATACGGCCTCTCCCGAGCATAATGAAACTGCCGATGATTATCTCGATCGCCTGGCGCGCGCGTTGCTGGATGACACCTATCTGGATGACGATCCCTGGATCAAGCAGGGACGCGAACTGTTCAAGACAGCGGGCAATCTGGAGGACGACCATCTCGTACGGGACATCGGCATGGCGCTGGCGCATGAGCTTCAGAAAAGGAACATCAGGTTCAAAGCCGATTCCTATGTACACGGCGCGGCCTACCGCGACGACAACCGCCATCTATGGGAGTCCGCCAAACCCGCCGCCGAAGAAGAGCAGATAGCGCCCACCACGTTCTTCGAATCCAAGATTCTGTCCATATGGGAGTTTGCGAGATTCGGTTACGGCGAGAAGCGAAAGTCGGCGATCACCTTTTACGATGCCGAGTTTCTCTTTTCAGACGACAAACCGCTTTCCGACGAAGAAGCCGACACAGCTTCGGGGCTGGAGTCGGAGGAAGATCTCAACAAGCTGTCCGCCCTGTTATCCAAAAAAACGGCCGCCGAAGCATCGTCTCCGGAAACTTATCATTATTCCGAATGGAATTTCCGCAGCCAGAACGAAACCGAATCCTGGGTGACGTTACGGGAAATGAACGCCACGCCCGGCGATTTGCAGATTGTCGATAACATTATCGAGCAGAACAATCACCTCCTGTCGCGCATGAAGATACTGCTCAACGCCATCCGGTACGGGGGAGTGCATCGCGTCAGGAAGCTCGAGGAAGGCGACGAAATAGACATCAACGCGGCCATTCGTTCCCAGATCGACATCAGGCTCGGCGTGCAACCGGACCCCCGGATCATGATGCGCACGGTGCGGAAGACGCGCGACATCTCGGTGCTGTTGCTGCTGGATCTTTCCCAGTCGACGAACGAAAAGGTTCAAGGCCAGGAGCACACCGTGCTGGAACTTACCCAGCAGGTTTGCGTGCTGTTTTCGGATGCGATCAAAACGGTCGGCGACCCGTTTGCCATCCACGGTTTCTGTTCCGAAAGTCGGCACAACGTCGAATACTATCGACTCAAGGATTTCGATCAGCCCTACGACGATGTTCCCAAAGCCAGGATCGCCGGCATGACCGGCCAGCGCGCCACCCGCATGGGTGCAGCGATACGCCATGCCACCTATCATCTAAACAAGCAGCAGTCCCGCAAGAAACTCCTGATACTCATCACCGACGGTGCGCCGGATGACATTGACGTGCGCGGTGAAGAATATCTGCGCTGGGACGCAAAGAAAGCGGTCGAGAGTGCCGGCCGCAGCGGTATCAATACATTCTGCATTAGCCTCGACCCCAGAGCCGACAGGTATGTATCCAGAATATTCGGCGCCAGAAACTACATGGTCGTGGACCATGTCAGGTGTTTGCCTGAAAAGATGCTGATGCTGTATGCAGGGCTTACCCGTTAGCGATCCGGTACAGCCCTGATGCTTGCTTAGAATATCTTGACGACTTTGTACCGGTTGACATAAGCCAGCACCCATGCGCCTATGGTCAAGGCGCATGCGATTATTTTGGCGATGAGCGAAGTGATGATCAGCATATTCAACAGCAAGACCACCGTGAATGCGGTGATATTAAACGCGATGATCATATAGATGATCACCATGGGCAGCTTGAACATAATCTTCTCCTTCAACTTGAGTTGCGATATTCCGGTGCTGCAATCCTGGCCTTGCCATCTTCAGACTCATGAACACATCTGGTCTTCAGGACAAGAAAACAGGTAAGTTTGGTTACCCGCTCACTGAGCCATCTTGCTCATGCCGGAGGGGTGGGTGCCAAATGTTTCAGCTTCGGTCGTGTAGTGCTGAACGCATTGCCGCCATTCGCCACTGGCAGAGTTGCCCGGATCCTGCTGCAGGGAACATGTGCATTTACAGGCGGATGCGCGGTAGCACTCGGCAATGTTGCCTTTTTTGCACAAAGCTTGCGGCTCCGCGCACTGGCTGCCGCAGACTCGGGCAATCTGACGCTCTTTCAGTTGCTGTTCGATCGGCACCTGCGCTGCAACCGGCGGCTGCGTATAGATACCCCATACCATCATGGCCACGCCCACCGCAAAGAAACTGCCCATGAGCCAGTTGAATCGGGAAAACACGATGCCCAGTACTTTTTGCCAGGTCGATTCTTTCCCCTGTTCGCCCAATTTGAAATTCAATAATCCCGGTGTTCCGGATTTTGCGTGTAATTGGTTGCAGGCATCAATACATTCTCCGCAGTCGAAACAGCTGTCGTACATTTTAATACTGGTCGGCTGAATATCGGTAATGCACAACGTTGCACAGTAATTGCATTTGGTGCAATCGGCCGAACGCGAAGCATCGTAGGAAACATGCAGTGCATTCCGTGATTTGAACATCTTCTGCCCCATGCGGTACAGGCATGCGTAATCACACATGAAATAGCGCACGGCCGCGATGTCGATAAAGATCAGTAGTACTGAAAATAAATATGGAAATTGTATGAAGCCTGATGTGTTGTTGGATTGAAAGGTAACGAATGACCACACTTCGTGAGGCGAATAGAAAAACAGCACCGGAACGAGTGCCAAAACCATCGCTGCACCAAGAAATATTGCACCCAGAACCAGCCAATTGAGCGCTTTGTTCTTTGCCGCCGCAACGATCGCACCTTTGCCGTCGACACGAACATCCGCACGTTTGCCCAGGAATTTGTATGTCAGGTTGTTCGCCCATTCTGCAAGCAGGTTCTGCGGACAGGCCCACCCGCACCAGACGGCGCCAATCGTCGTATAGGTGATGACAGGTAAAGTAGTGAGTGCGATTGCCAAGCCGAATATAAAGAAAAAATTCGACCACCAAATCTGGTGGCCCACGATATGGAAGCTCGCCAAAGCCCAGTCAATCTGGAATATCCCGAGGGCAGGAATAAGCGCGATCACAAGCAGTGTAACTAGCTGGATAGCCCGTCTGGGCAAACGGTAGTTCGTCGGAAACATGTTTACTGTTTTTTCCATAGAATTGAATTCGACACAATCTCCAATTGCAATTAAACGAAGCCCCTGTTTTACAGGGGCTTCTGGCTAATACTTTACTCTGCTAATCGCAAGTAACCACTAGAAAGGGATGTCATCATCGAAATTGTCGAAGTTGCCCTTGGCTGCAGGCGCAGCCGCTGGTCTTGCAGCCGGAGCGCTGCGTGCAGCGGGTGCAGACTGGTCTTCCACAACTTCAAAGCTCCCGCTGCCACTGCCGGGTTTGCTGCCCAGCATTTTCATTTCGTTGACGATAATCTCTGTGGTGTAGCGATCCTTGCCTTCTTTATCCTGCCACTTGCGCGTCTGGATACGGCCTTCGACATAAATCATCGAGCCCTTCTTCAGATACTCTCCGGCGATTTCAGCCAGACGGCGG is a window of Sideroxydans sp. CL21 DNA encoding:
- a CDS encoding CbbQ/NirQ/NorQ/GpvN family protein, which codes for MRDVISQYRIEKEPYYRVVSDELSVFDAAYSVRMPMMLKGPTGCGKTRFIEYMAWRLQKPLITVACNEDMTASDLVGRFLLDATGTRWQDGPLAIAARYGAICYLDEIVEARQDTTVVIHPLTDNRKVLPLEKTGELINAHPDFQLVISYNPGYQSVMKDLKQSTKQRFGALDFNYPEHAIEEEIVSHETGVARDIAGKLVSIAEMARNLKGHGLDEGISTRMLIYAGNLIAKGVEVKKACCVALIAPITDDPDMRDALDAAVTTFFG
- a CDS encoding nitric oxide reductase activation protein NorD translates to MKPAFNRLALGLKKYLGLSPKKSLAALRKERERIKFTDVQRRINMYLRGLWGCDFIFKPTEEKFESLHGCKPFVEDNSIHVPDTYYEVTQNGSSHFTGLEFYRAASAHAAAHIFYSRRQSPSVALDQWQIALISTIEDARVEALAVRRFPGLKKLWAKQHTASPEHNETADDYLDRLARALLDDTYLDDDPWIKQGRELFKTAGNLEDDHLVRDIGMALAHELQKRNIRFKADSYVHGAAYRDDNRHLWESAKPAAEEEQIAPTTFFESKILSIWEFARFGYGEKRKSAITFYDAEFLFSDDKPLSDEEADTASGLESEEDLNKLSALLSKKTAAEASSPETYHYSEWNFRSQNETESWVTLREMNATPGDLQIVDNIIEQNNHLLSRMKILLNAIRYGGVHRVRKLEEGDEIDINAAIRSQIDIRLGVQPDPRIMMRTVRKTRDISVLLLLDLSQSTNEKVQGQEHTVLELTQQVCVLFSDAIKTVGDPFAIHGFCSESRHNVEYYRLKDFDQPYDDVPKARIAGMTGQRATRMGAAIRHATYHLNKQQSRKKLLILITDGAPDDIDVRGEEYLRWDAKKAVESAGRSGINTFCISLDPRADRYVSRIFGARNYMVVDHVRCLPEKMLMLYAGLTR
- a CDS encoding 4Fe-4S binding protein, whose product is MEKTVNMFPTNYRLPRRAIQLVTLLVIALIPALGIFQIDWALASFHIVGHQIWWSNFFFIFGLAIALTTLPVITYTTIGAVWCGWACPQNLLAEWANNLTYKFLGKRADVRVDGKGAIVAAAKNKALNWLVLGAIFLGAAMVLALVPVLFFYSPHEVWSFVTFQSNNTSGFIQFPYLFSVLLIFIDIAAVRYFMCDYACLYRMGQKMFKSRNALHVSYDASRSADCTKCNYCATLCITDIQPTSIKMYDSCFDCGECIDACNQLHAKSGTPGLLNFKLGEQGKESTWQKVLGIVFSRFNWLMGSFFAVGVAMMVWGIYTQPPVAAQVPIEQQLKERQIARVCGSQCAEPQALCKKGNIAECYRASACKCTCSLQQDPGNSASGEWRQCVQHYTTEAETFGTHPSGMSKMAQ
- the ssb gene encoding single-stranded DNA-binding protein, which codes for MTVNKAILIGRLGKDPETRYMTNGEAVTNVSLATSENYKDKSGEKQERTEWHNLVLYRRLAEIAGEYLKKGSMIYVEGRIQTRKWQDKEGKDRYTTEIIVNEMKMLGSKPGSGSGSFEVVEDQSAPAARSAPAARPAAAPAAKGNFDNFDDDIPF